The nucleotide sequence ATAGGCGTTGTCAACAAGGTTACCTAACTCATTGAATGTAGATAAGTTTTATAGCAAGTTTCTTTCAGGTGGTTGCAAATTAAACAGTGTTGACATAATATGTCTCCGCCAGGGTCATGAATGGCCCTGTTGAAGCTGGATGATATGAAGGAGGTACGCCTGTGCGAACGAAAAGCTCAACTCATAAGTTGATAAACTGGTCTTTTTATATTTGTAGTATTTTATTGATAGCTGCTTTTTGGTTTCGAAATGATTTTGCGCCTCGTTCTGAATTTCAGTTTGTTAGTGATATTGATGAACCCCCAATACAACAGCGAACAAGCAAAGATTCATTTAATATTTATAAGAATGATGTGATGTATAAAGTGGAGCCTAAGTATGAATATGAATTAACTGGGCTAGTAGTTTCTTATAACCATCATGATGGTAAGTTTGGTTCCCATAAACGCTGGAGTGACCATATAAATGTTGCAGACTTATGTATGGTATGGGGTGATAATGCTAAAAAACTAGACTTAAATAAGTTTGAATTTTGGAATGGTGAATTTACTTGCAATATTCAAACAAATGATTATGTGCAATATAAGCTATTTAAAAATAATGAGTTATCCAATAATCATTTAATAGCTGACAATGAAATGATTCGTGATGCTATTAAAGATGTAAAAATTGGTGATCAAATAAAAGTTAAAGGCTGGTTGTCTGAATATTCTAATCATCTAGGTGGTTCGCGTGGTACTAGTACTACCCGTGATGATACTGGTAATGGCGCTTGCGAAACTATTTATGTTAGTGATTTTCAAATTATTAGTAGCATGAAAACGGGTTGGCGTACTTTATTGGATATTTCATTAATAGGTACAATTTTAAGTGCATTAGCTTGGTGTGTGGGCGTATTCCGAGGTGCATTTTAATCTTAAGCTCCTGGTTGCTCCTGATAGAATAACAGGAGCTTTTATTATTTTAAATTTTATTCCAATCTCTCGATCTTAAAATTCCTGTTTGATAATACATCGAAACCTGCTCGATAAAATCGCGAAAATCTTCATTTTCATCAACAATACGGTTAGCAGATTGCCAGTCAACTTCGGGTCTGGCTCTGGCGGGTAAAAGTATTTCACTTTCAAAAGGATTTTCTGTGACGAGCAAAATCACCCCAATACCATGCAAAGCTGATAACATTCTTAGCTCTTGTTCAACTAAAGTATCTGCAATACTGGTGGTGACCAGGTAACCTTCATTGGCCCAGCTGGAATTAGATACAGCCTGGAAAAATGACTTACGCACAGTAGCTCGGGTTAATTCGCGCTTTACCTCGAACGCCCAAAGCCGAACACTCTGGCTGCCACCTTGCCGAACACAGGTTTGCACCAGCTCATTCCAGCCTTTTGCTACTGGCTCCATAGCCACTATATCTGGATGTAACCAGTGATTGCCACCACTGCCACGGCTGTTTCGAGAGCGCTTTTCATCAATCCGTAAGCAATACAGGTGATGTTCACTTTTTAAATACTGAACCAGTAGTGGATACAGCTCTACTTCCGCCAATATTTGTTGTTGGGTGATAACCTCAATGGCGGCATCTTCGTCATCCAAATCTGAATCATGCCACTCAGGCTCTTCTTCCTCTTCGTTGGCGTTCACTTCAAACCAATATACTCTAGGCCTGGGCTTATCCTGCCAATGGATTTTATTATCTTGACGTAAAATACTGGCTTTTTGGGCGCCAATTTCAGCCACAATCTGCTGCAAAAAGGCTTTGTCGTCACTAAAACGAGGATTAGAGCGTTTATCTAAATAGTCTTCTGGATAGCGCGCAATAATAGCCTCAGCAATCTGCCGGGCAGTGAATTTTTCACCTGGATTTTCTTTTAAAAACTCAGCTACTTTCTGCGACTGGGAAACCCTACTCATATTACATATCAACAGTTGTATACTCTTCGCGAATGATCTTTAGGCTTTGTTACCATCGCTCGTCACCCTAGTCACTTAGCTTATCTAAGCTCCTAGGGCTTCCTCACTTGGTGGCCTCGCCTAAATAATCCTTCACTGTGAGTATATTTTTACACCTAAAAATGATTTGCGTAGATATATTCTTAATTAGAAAGGTTATTTTTCACCAGATAAGGGAAATCTGCAAGCGGTCAAATGGAGAGAATATTTTAGAGGCTGTCGCAATGGGGAAATTTAGCTTGGTGCTTTTGGCTCCCTGTTGATCAAAGGAGGATTAGAGCTATGGCACCATCTAGCTTCCCCCTTTGAAAAAGGGGGATTGAGGGGGATTTTTACAAGTAAATAAAGTGGAGAAGCTCAAAACTATGGTCACTTTAAATCCCCCCTAGCCCCCCTTTATCAAAGGGGGGAAACAGCTTTCGCGACAACTTGA is from Spartinivicinus poritis and encodes:
- a CDS encoding COG2958 family protein, which translates into the protein MSRVSQSQKVAEFLKENPGEKFTARQIAEAIIARYPEDYLDKRSNPRFSDDKAFLQQIVAEIGAQKASILRQDNKIHWQDKPRPRVYWFEVNANEEEEEPEWHDSDLDDEDAAIEVITQQQILAEVELYPLLVQYLKSEHHLYCLRIDEKRSRNSRGSGGNHWLHPDIVAMEPVAKGWNELVQTCVRQGGSQSVRLWAFEVKRELTRATVRKSFFQAVSNSSWANEGYLVTTSIADTLVEQELRMLSALHGIGVILLVTENPFESEILLPARARPEVDWQSANRIVDENEDFRDFIEQVSMYYQTGILRSRDWNKI